Proteins found in one Streptomyces sp. NBC_00461 genomic segment:
- a CDS encoding DUF7144 family membrane protein: MSQHAAQPSGDPHGEIGRAWTAAPQRPPGDQGHSWMTGGAVFAGVLMLCGGVLAVLQGIAAIAGDDVYGRIGDYVYELDLTGWGWIHVIVGALVAVTGLGVLKGMAWARFAGILLASLSLISQFLFLPYAPLWSVVMMAIDVFVIWSLAAQQEAAGRGAA, from the coding sequence ATGAGCCAGCACGCAGCCCAGCCGTCCGGAGACCCGCACGGCGAGATCGGCCGAGCCTGGACCGCGGCCCCCCAGCGCCCTCCTGGGGACCAGGGCCACAGCTGGATGACCGGCGGTGCCGTGTTCGCCGGTGTGCTGATGCTGTGCGGCGGCGTCCTCGCCGTCCTCCAGGGCATCGCGGCGATCGCCGGCGACGACGTCTACGGCCGCATCGGCGACTACGTGTACGAGCTCGACCTCACCGGCTGGGGCTGGATCCACGTCATCGTGGGCGCCCTGGTGGCGGTCACCGGCTTGGGCGTGCTCAAGGGCATGGCCTGGGCCCGCTTCGCCGGCATCCTCCTCGCCTCGCTCAGCCTGATCTCCCAGTTCCTGTTCCTTCCGTACGCCCCGCTCTGGTCCGTCGTCATGATGGCGATCGACGTGTTCGTGATCTGGTCACTGGCCGCACAGCAGGAGGCGGCGGGGCGGGGGGCGGCATGA
- a CDS encoding glycoside hydrolase family 2 TIM barrel-domain containing protein — protein sequence MPHPSLADRLVSRRRLLEGGAAALGALALSTPSATAHAAGPGAAAGGTPEWNGAIDVFKVGTEPPHTTLMPYADLKQALAADRTRSPYRLSLDGTWKFAYADRPDDRDTDFHRTDLDDSGWETIPVPSAWQLHGHDRPIYINITYPWWGPNGLGEDAQPPAAPTRYNPVGQYRRTFTVPRDWTGRRTFLHFEGVKSAHYVWINGELVGYHESSYDPAEYDITPHLRPGTNQIAVEVYRYSDGDWLEDQDMIRLSGIFRSVYLYSTPVVHLRDFRLDTPLGDDYRTAELSVTASVRDYGGKGGGQYSVETQLYDAGGHPVWPRPLQQTVAVDAGGEKTVRAAKAVPAPRLWSAEHPYLHTAVLRLRDPGGKVVETLSHRVGLREFALKDGLMRINGQPISLRGTNRHEMHPVRGSALTRADLVEDIGIIKRLNINTVRTSHYPNNPLWLELADEYGLYLVDETNLETHGIRGQYPGDHPEWTAACVARAQNMVHRDKNHASAVIWSLGNEAGGGSTFTAMHDWIRSYDTTRVIQYEGDDRPGISDIRSEMYDGPSRVEQHARDTADTRPYVMIEYAHSMGNSTGNLKKYWDVVRGHDVLQGGWIWDFVDQALSWPTPTRKLFTETGPAALAGEVIAPAGTFSRDKGVHGGTVFARDARLDLTGSLTLEAWITPGPTGYDQPILVKGDTQYSLKQSGRNLEFFIHGGGQWITATWALPADWTGREHHVAGVLDTAAGTLTLHVDGEVRATRTTTRRPDNNTASLSLATDVDNPTREFSGTIRAARVYARALSAGELASGGRGPGDDGVRFWFDAATVGLTEKRPREKTFYAYGGDWGDSPNDGAFSGDGIVTADRGHTGKAAEVKRIYQAVQAGSGSSPGAVTLTNEYLFTNLREFDGRWELVGDGKVVRRGRLSRAQLDVAPLSSKDITVPFTLPRDPAPGAEYFLQLSFTTRENTKWAKAGHEVARHQLPLDAGSPAITPVPLDGVPALRHEDGARSVTVTGRGFSVTVDKKTGVITSYRADGAELISSGPAPNFWRAPTDNDRGNGQHTRNQTWRDAGTHRRVTDVGVRALRDRAVEIKVAGTLPTTVESTYTTTYTVFGNGEIKVDNTLHPGAASLPYIPEVGTLLFLPGRLEHLHYYGRGPEENHWDRNDATDVGLYSGIVSGQWTPYLRPQENGNKTDVRWVALTDGRGRGLLVSGEPLLEVNASHLTPEDLSVGARHDYQLTPREAVVLRLNHRQMGIGGDNSWGAHTHDEYKLFANRDYAYTYRLRPLTDVSGATAAARRPTATEFSG from the coding sequence ATGCCGCACCCGTCCCTCGCCGACCGGCTCGTCAGCCGTCGCCGCCTCCTCGAAGGAGGCGCCGCGGCCCTCGGTGCGCTCGCGCTGTCCACGCCCTCGGCCACCGCACACGCGGCCGGCCCGGGCGCGGCGGCCGGCGGCACGCCCGAGTGGAACGGCGCCATCGACGTCTTCAAGGTGGGCACCGAGCCGCCGCACACCACGCTGATGCCCTACGCGGACCTCAAGCAGGCCCTGGCCGCCGACCGCACGCGCTCGCCGTACCGGCTGAGCCTGGACGGCACCTGGAAGTTCGCGTACGCCGACCGGCCCGACGACCGTGACACCGACTTCCACCGCACCGACCTCGACGACAGCGGCTGGGAGACCATCCCGGTGCCGTCCGCCTGGCAACTGCACGGCCACGACCGCCCGATCTACATCAACATCACCTACCCGTGGTGGGGCCCCAACGGTCTGGGCGAGGACGCGCAACCGCCGGCCGCGCCCACCCGGTACAACCCCGTGGGCCAGTACCGCCGCACGTTCACGGTCCCGCGCGACTGGACCGGACGGCGGACGTTTCTCCACTTCGAGGGAGTCAAGTCCGCCCACTACGTCTGGATCAACGGGGAGTTGGTCGGCTACCACGAGTCCTCCTACGACCCGGCCGAGTACGACATCACCCCGCACCTCAGACCGGGCACCAACCAGATCGCCGTCGAGGTCTACCGCTACTCCGACGGCGACTGGCTGGAGGACCAGGACATGATCCGGCTGAGCGGCATCTTCCGCTCGGTCTACCTGTACTCCACCCCGGTCGTGCACCTGCGCGACTTCCGCCTCGACACCCCGCTGGGCGACGACTACAGGACGGCCGAGCTGTCTGTCACCGCAAGCGTGCGGGACTACGGCGGCAAGGGCGGCGGCCAGTACTCCGTCGAGACCCAGCTGTACGACGCGGGCGGGCACCCGGTGTGGCCCAGACCCCTGCAGCAGACCGTCGCTGTCGACGCCGGCGGCGAGAAGACCGTACGGGCCGCGAAGGCCGTGCCCGCTCCGCGCCTGTGGTCGGCCGAACACCCGTACCTCCACACCGCCGTGCTCCGCCTGCGCGACCCGGGCGGAAAGGTGGTCGAAACCCTCTCCCACCGCGTCGGCCTGCGCGAATTCGCGCTCAAGGACGGGCTGATGCGCATCAACGGACAGCCGATCTCCCTTCGGGGCACCAACCGCCACGAGATGCACCCGGTGCGCGGCTCGGCGCTCACCCGCGCCGACCTGGTCGAGGACATCGGCATCATCAAGCGGCTGAACATCAACACCGTGCGCACCTCCCACTACCCCAACAACCCGCTGTGGCTGGAGCTCGCCGACGAGTACGGCCTCTACCTCGTGGACGAGACCAACCTGGAGACCCACGGCATCCGCGGCCAGTACCCCGGCGACCACCCCGAGTGGACCGCAGCGTGCGTCGCCCGCGCGCAGAACATGGTCCACCGCGACAAGAACCACGCCTCGGCGGTGATCTGGTCGCTCGGCAACGAAGCGGGCGGCGGCAGCACCTTCACCGCCATGCACGACTGGATCCGCTCCTACGACACCACCCGCGTCATCCAGTACGAAGGCGACGACCGCCCCGGGATCAGCGACATCCGCTCCGAGATGTACGACGGCCCCTCCCGCGTCGAGCAGCATGCGCGGGACACAGCCGACACCCGGCCGTACGTCATGATCGAGTACGCCCACTCGATGGGTAACTCCACCGGCAACCTCAAGAAGTACTGGGACGTGGTCCGCGGTCACGACGTGCTGCAGGGCGGTTGGATCTGGGACTTCGTCGACCAGGCCCTCAGCTGGCCCACCCCGACGCGCAAACTGTTCACCGAGACCGGCCCCGCCGCGCTGGCCGGAGAGGTCATCGCCCCGGCCGGCACCTTCAGCCGTGACAAGGGTGTGCACGGCGGAACCGTCTTCGCCCGCGACGCACGCCTCGACCTCACCGGGTCGCTGACGCTGGAAGCCTGGATCACCCCGGGGCCGACCGGCTACGACCAGCCGATCCTCGTCAAGGGCGACACCCAGTACTCACTCAAGCAGTCGGGTCGGAACCTGGAGTTCTTCATCCACGGCGGCGGCCAGTGGATCACCGCGACCTGGGCACTGCCCGCCGACTGGACGGGCCGCGAACACCACGTCGCCGGCGTCCTCGACACGGCCGCGGGCACACTGACGCTCCACGTGGACGGTGAGGTGCGGGCCACCCGGACCACCACCCGGCGCCCCGACAACAACACCGCGTCCCTGTCCCTGGCCACCGACGTCGACAACCCGACCCGGGAGTTCAGCGGCACGATCCGGGCCGCCCGCGTCTACGCCCGCGCGCTGAGCGCCGGCGAACTCGCCTCCGGCGGCCGGGGTCCCGGCGACGACGGCGTGCGGTTCTGGTTCGACGCCGCCACCGTCGGCCTGACCGAGAAGCGGCCCCGAGAGAAGACGTTCTACGCCTACGGGGGCGACTGGGGCGACAGCCCCAACGACGGCGCCTTCTCCGGGGACGGCATCGTCACCGCCGACCGCGGGCACACCGGCAAGGCCGCCGAGGTCAAGCGGATCTACCAGGCCGTCCAGGCCGGTTCGGGCTCCTCGCCGGGCGCGGTCACGCTCACCAACGAGTACCTGTTCACCAACCTCCGCGAGTTCGACGGACGGTGGGAGCTCGTCGGCGACGGAAAGGTGGTGCGGCGGGGCAGGCTCAGCCGAGCCCAGCTGGACGTGGCGCCCCTGTCCAGCAAGGACATCACGGTGCCGTTCACGCTGCCGCGCGATCCGGCGCCGGGAGCCGAGTACTTCCTCCAACTGTCCTTCACCACAAGGGAGAACACGAAGTGGGCGAAGGCCGGCCACGAGGTGGCCCGGCACCAGCTCCCCCTCGACGCCGGCAGCCCCGCGATCACCCCCGTACCACTCGACGGCGTCCCGGCGCTCCGCCACGAGGACGGCGCGCGGTCCGTCACCGTCACGGGCCGGGGCTTCTCGGTCACCGTCGACAAGAAGACCGGCGTCATCACCTCGTACCGGGCCGACGGCGCCGAACTGATCTCCTCCGGGCCGGCGCCGAACTTCTGGCGGGCCCCCACCGACAACGACCGCGGCAACGGCCAGCACACCCGCAACCAGACCTGGCGCGACGCGGGCACCCACCGCAGGGTGACCGACGTCGGCGTGCGTGCCCTGCGCGACAGGGCCGTGGAGATCAAGGTCGCCGGCACGCTGCCGACGACGGTCGAGTCGACGTACACCACCACCTACACGGTCTTCGGCAACGGTGAGATCAAGGTCGACAACACGCTGCACCCGGGTGCGGCCTCCCTGCCCTACATCCCCGAGGTCGGCACCCTGCTCTTCCTGCCCGGCCGACTTGAGCACCTGCACTACTACGGCCGCGGCCCCGAGGAGAACCACTGGGACCGCAACGACGCCACCGACGTCGGCCTGTACTCCGGCATCGTCTCCGGCCAGTGGACCCCCTATCTGCGGCCGCAGGAGAACGGGAACAAGACGGACGTCCGCTGGGTCGCGCTGACGGACGGACGCGGGAGGGGCCTGCTCGTCTCCGGCGAACCGCTCCTGGAGGTCAACGCCTCGCACCTCACCCCCGAGGACCTCTCGGTCGGGGCCCGCCACGACTACCAGCTCACGCCTCGCGAGGCGGTCGTCCTGCGCCTGAACCACCGGCAGATGGGCATCGGCGGCGACAACAGCTGGGGCGCGCACACGCACGACGAGTACAAGCTCTTCGCGAACCGGGACTACGCGTACACCTACCGGCTGCGCCCGCTCACCGACGTGTCCGGCGCGACGGCAGCCGCACGGCGGCCCACGGCGACGGAGTTCTCCGGGTAG
- a CDS encoding BlaI/MecI/CopY family transcriptional regulator: MPEVQNDEPGGGRADRRPAGELEASVLAALWAAGGSLTPGAVQRELGGDLARTTVTTILTRLHAKGAVTRARSGRGYAYAPAQDSPGLTARRMHAELDKDEDRTTVLARFVSDLSPADEKLLRSLLEGGPGTAEGAP, translated from the coding sequence ATGCCCGAGGTGCAGAATGACGAGCCGGGCGGAGGGCGGGCGGACCGTCGGCCGGCCGGTGAGCTGGAGGCGAGCGTGCTGGCCGCGCTGTGGGCCGCCGGCGGATCGCTCACGCCGGGCGCGGTCCAGCGGGAACTCGGCGGCGATCTCGCCCGTACCACCGTCACCACGATCCTCACGCGCCTGCACGCCAAGGGAGCGGTCACCCGCGCGCGCTCGGGCCGTGGCTACGCCTACGCCCCGGCCCAGGACTCCCCCGGCCTGACCGCCCGCCGTATGCATGCCGAACTCGACAAGGACGAGGACCGCACCACCGTTCTCGCCCGTTTCGTCTCCGACCTGAGCCCAGCGGACGAAAAGCTCCTGCGGTCCCTCCTGGAGGGCGGCCCGGGGACGGCGGAAGGGGCGCCGTGA
- a CDS encoding BlaI/MecI/CopY family transcriptional regulator → MAGTTPHGRATRRLSGELESEILTTLWATELPLTPAEVQAGLGGGLAYNTVHTILRRLHDKGLVLRDADGRRGAYRPAKNAAQLTAEAMHKALDRGPDPIAALRHFVTGLSPAQEAALRELLGESGA, encoded by the coding sequence ATGGCAGGCACGACCCCTCACGGCAGGGCGACGCGACGCCTTTCCGGTGAGCTGGAGAGCGAGATCCTCACCACCCTGTGGGCGACGGAGCTGCCCCTCACACCTGCCGAGGTCCAGGCCGGCCTCGGCGGCGGTCTCGCCTACAACACCGTGCACACGATCCTGCGTCGCCTGCACGACAAGGGTCTCGTCCTGCGGGACGCCGACGGCCGGCGCGGCGCCTACCGACCCGCGAAGAACGCGGCCCAGCTGACCGCCGAGGCCATGCACAAGGCGCTGGACCGCGGCCCCGACCCGATCGCCGCGCTCCGGCATTTCGTGACGGGCCTGAGCCCCGCACAGGAGGCCGCGCTGCGGGAGCTCCTCGGCGAGAGCGGTGCGTGA
- a CDS encoding M56 family metallopeptidase → MIYAVWLPLLMPFLAVPVARRGAGQLSPRSAAWALTALALILALAGTASLALLALAGALHLPFVARIGHLSPRLLGDGSPATVPAAVLAAVALAGLGALALGRTRRHLLELRAAQRQLRGKASAGDLCVRQDDRPDAYALPGRPGRVVVTTGMLRALGAQEREVLFAHERAHLTGRHHLFLAAAELAAALHPALRGLRAPVSYALERCADESAARATGDRALTARAVGRAALAAHEAGSAPRPRLSLTATAGPVPRRVTALLSAPAPRSRLLPRALTCLLLCCVALSATATLDAATDLHTGIEIAQGEQAPVPGGGH, encoded by the coding sequence GTGATCTACGCCGTGTGGCTCCCGCTGCTGATGCCGTTCCTCGCCGTGCCCGTCGCCCGGCGTGGTGCCGGGCAGCTGTCGCCGCGATCGGCGGCCTGGGCGCTGACCGCTCTCGCGCTGATCCTCGCCCTGGCCGGTACGGCTTCGCTGGCGCTGCTCGCTCTCGCCGGCGCCCTGCATCTGCCGTTCGTCGCCCGGATCGGCCACCTCTCCCCGCGGTTGCTGGGCGACGGCTCGCCCGCCACCGTGCCGGCCGCGGTCCTGGCCGCCGTCGCACTGGCGGGCCTCGGTGCCCTGGCGCTCGGCCGGACCCGTCGTCATCTGCTCGAACTGCGCGCCGCCCAGCGGCAGTTGCGGGGGAAGGCGAGCGCCGGCGACCTCTGCGTGCGGCAGGACGACCGGCCCGACGCGTACGCCCTGCCCGGGCGGCCGGGCCGCGTCGTGGTGACCACCGGAATGCTGCGCGCCCTCGGCGCACAGGAACGCGAGGTGCTGTTCGCCCACGAACGGGCCCACCTCACCGGCCGCCACCACCTCTTCCTCGCGGCCGCCGAACTCGCCGCGGCGCTGCACCCCGCCCTGCGCGGCCTGCGCGCCCCGGTGTCGTACGCCCTGGAGCGCTGCGCCGACGAGTCCGCCGCGCGCGCGACGGGCGACCGCGCGCTCACCGCCCGCGCCGTCGGCCGCGCCGCCCTCGCGGCCCATGAGGCGGGCTCCGCTCCCCGCCCCCGCCTGTCGCTGACGGCCACGGCGGGCCCGGTCCCCCGCCGCGTCACCGCCCTCCTGAGCGCGCCCGCACCCCGCTCCCGTCTGCTCCCCCGGGCTCTGACCTGCCTGCTCCTGTGCTGCGTGGCCCTGTCGGCGACGGCAACCCTGGACGCGGCCACCGACCTGCACACGGGCATCGAGATCGCCCAGGGGGAGCAGGCACCCGTGCCCGGCGGGGGCCACTGA